One Drosophila willistoni isolate 14030-0811.24 chromosome 2R unlocalized genomic scaffold, UCI_dwil_1.1 Seg167, whole genome shotgun sequence DNA segment encodes these proteins:
- the LOC6642720 gene encoding glutaredoxin 3, which translates to MSVLNVSSAEEYEKYINSEKTTVVLFAADWAEQCAQVKDVLEELTKVLGSEKLQFISLNAEQYPEISMKHQIDAVPTVIFFTKGSAVDRVDGVDIAAITSKSKKLAESASSAAATGQSLDERLKALINKSPLMIFMKGDREAPRCGFSKQLIAIVNDTNLPYETFDILGDEEVRQGLKTYSDWPTYPQVYVKGELIGGLDIIKELVAGNELEATLKG; encoded by the exons atgtCCGTGTTAAATGTATCAAGTGCCGAGGAATATGAGAAATATATAAACTCTGAAAAAACAACCGTGGTCCTTTTTGCCGCCGACTGGGCCGAACAGTGTGCTCAGGTTAAAGATGTGCTGGAAGAGCTAACCAAAGTCTTGGGTAGTGAGAAATTGCAATTTATTAGCCTTAATGCCGAACAATATCCTGAGATTTCTATGAAACATCAA ATTGATGCCGTACCCACAGTTATTTTCTTTACTAAAGGTTCGGCTGTAGACCGAGTCGATGGTGTGGACATAGCAGCCATTACAAGCAAGTCCAAGAAATTGGCCGAGAGTGCTAGCAGTGCCGCAGCTACTGGCCAATCTTTGGATGAACGACTGAAGGCTCTGATCAATAAGTCTCCGTTAATGATTTTCATGAAGGGTGACCGTGAGGCACCCCGTTGTGGCTTCTCCAAGCAACTTATAGCTATTGTTAACGACACAAA TTTACCATATGAAACGTTCGATATACTCGGAGATGAGGAAGTACGACAAGGCTTGAAAACCTACTCGGACTGGCCCACATATCCTCAAGTCTATGTAAAGGGCGAATTAATTGGCGGCTTGGATATCATCAAGGAACTTGTTGCCGGCAATGAACTGGAAGCCACCCTCAAGGGCTGA
- the LOC6642537 gene encoding phenoloxidase-activating factor 2 — MWLTLVGLTLVLVTFCRSTTTDKSFNEGKPFDLSSIPDSTVASMGCGRRLSLFHNQDGIQFAEFPWLVAIYGHQDYLCSGVLITPLVILTSAHCVHNEPMEDLRVVAGEFDAAAEREPCPHQIRLVSELLLHPNYTQTPATHNLAMLLVANAFQMATNVRSICLPTYEMIHNISECYVAGWQRKDFGNSEILPKRATLYVLPQDQCRAKLRLAILGRRYFPTNDSLICARGVKDDFVCGDEAGTSGVPLMCPVAGCADCFVLAGVLARSARCDGPQLLGIYTNISFYRQWIDQMIIERNLQISELMWFNPNKY; from the exons ATGTGGTTGACCCTTGTCGGATTGACATTGGTACTCGTGACATTTTGCAGATCGACGACAACGGACAAGTCCTTTAACGAGGGCAAG CCCTTTGATTTGTCATCGATTCCGGATTCAACTGTTGCCTCAATGGGATGTGGCCGTCGACTGTCGCTATTTCACAATCAAGATGGGATTCAATTTGCCGAATTTCCATGGTTGGTGGCCATCTATGGGCATCAGGACTACCTTTGTAGTGGAGTTTTAATCACGCCCTTGGTAATTCTAACATCAGCCCATTGTGTACACAATGAGCCAATGGAGGATTTACGTGTGGTGGCGGGAGAATTTGATGCAGCTGCTGAACGAGAACCTTGTCCACATCAAATCCGTTTAGTTAGTGAATTATTATTGCATCCGAATTATACCCAAACACCAGCTACCCATAATTTAGCTATGCTTCTGGTGGCCAATGCTTTCCAAATGGCTACCAATGTACGTTCCATTTGCCTGCCAACTTACGAGATGATCCACAATATAAGTGAATGCTATGTGGCTGGTTGGCAACGAAAGGATTTTGGTAATTCAGAGATTTTACCCAAACGGGCGACATTATATGTCCTACCCCAAGATCAGTGTAGGGCCAAATTACGTTTGGCCATTTTGGGAAGACGTTATTTTCCGACTAATGATTCATTGATATGTGCTCGTGGCGTCAAGGATGACTTTGTCTGCGGAGATGAAGCGGGCACAAGTGGTGTTCCATTAATGTGTCCAGTTGCTGGATGTGCGGATTGTTTTGTGCTTGCCGGAGTATTAGCCAGATCAGCACGTTGTGATGGCCCTCAACTACTTGGCATCtatacaaatatttcattttatagaCAATGGATAGATCAGATGATTATTGAAAGAAATTTACAAATATCGGAGTTAATGTGGTTTAATcccaataaatattaa
- the LOC6642721 gene encoding ribosomal RNA processing protein 1 homolog: protein MVTRKKPIKRRAEPAMPTKEDEEESKRDVPKDLLVIAQEVKIVRALACNDVTKRNRQVRKLRKWFKLRANSSFSFTEDDFLRIWKGLYYNMWMSDKPLVQEDLAEQLAQMVDSFDGNTTCSLAYFSAFMRVMCQEWFGIDQWRMDKFLMLVRRMLRYCLRVLKQSKWSKDLIDIFNRQMKESVLADQPKSRGMTMHYLDIFFEELAKAANGEITSSQVNLFLRPFVTYMGTQRDVKLVAQCRTRVLYHLLYQSELGREYSEKYSAWKEMGFPTASIDDVEKLDSGFDEEMDDEEDEEKKSSQLSLDPRAGNVDVQMPELPLNADAVLDELQNLLRTQDYNAKRRKGLRKIIQIFETYKSGEFPLGVREMPKPDGQTLSELIEQKVHDADKVEEEVFGTGRKLKKLNKAKRKRLLQSINFDEVDEDNYDEIINQALPAELKKKVKRNAKARKSMQKSWLVEEVKEDEQQEQTEQQETQKQRQDEEQEDNPPPKKKSKKAKTTQVQQKEEESKSNGWEDPLQAGEQEFFIPSRKEQTKEANTKFQLSTPKPNKSTLQFATPQPPSVTGSSSKKRVRIMTKCNSAYPKSDYYRQLKLSPQLPYDADRVPGKSALKPHVLPGPIHPNYKGAKRLFNDTL from the coding sequence ATGGTGACACGAAAGAAACCAATTAAACGGCGTGCGGAACCCGCAATGCCGACAAAGGAGGATGAAGAGGAGTCCAAAAGAGACGTGCCAAAGGATTTGCTGGTGATAGCTCAGGAGGTGAAAATTGTACGCGCTTTGGCGTGCAATGATGTGACTAAAAGGAATCGTCAAGTCCGCAAGCTACGCAAATGGTTTAAACTGAGGGCCAACTCATCATTCTCCTTTACGGAAGACGATTTTCTGCGTATCTGGAAGGGTTTGTACTACAATATGTGGATGTCGGATAAACCACTGGTCCAGGAGGATCTGGCCGAACAGCTGGCTCAAATGGTGGATAGCTTTGATGGGAATACCACGTGTAGTCTTGCCTATTTCAGTGCATTCATGCGTGTCATGTGCCAAGAATGGTTTGGCATTGATCAATGGCGGATGGATAAATTTCTAATGCTTGTCCGTCGCATGTTACGATATTGCCTGAGAGTACTCAAACAAAGCAAATGGTCCAAGGATTTAATTGACATCTTTAATAGGCAAATGAAGGAATCAGTTTTGGCCGATCAGCCTAAAAGCCGTGGCATGACAATGCACTATTTGGATATATTCTTTGAGGAGCTGGCTAAGGCTGCAAATGGAGAAATAACCAGCAGCCAGGTCAATCTATTTCTACGCCCATTTGTCACATACATGGGAACGCAGAGAGATGTCAAGCTTGTTGCTCAGTGCCGGACGCGTGTACTTTATCATTTGCTATATCAAAGCGAGTTGGGTCGCGAATATAGTGAAAAGTACTCAGCTTGGAAAGAAATGGGCTTTCCCACTGCCTCGATAGATGATGTCGAAAAACTGGATTCTGGTTTCGACGAGGAAATGGATGACGAAGAGGACGAAGAAAAGAAGTCATCTCAACTATCCCTTGATCCTCGGGCTGGCAATGTAGATGTCCAGATGCCAGAGCTACCCTTGAATGCTGATGCTGTATTGGACGAGCTTCAAAATCTATTGCGTACACAGGACTATAATGCCAAACGGCGTAAGGGATTACggaaaattattcaaatttttgagACTTATAAATCTGGAGAATTTCCCTTGGGTGTACGTGAAATGCCCAAGCCAGATGGTCAAACTTTAAGCGAATTGATAGAGCAAAAGGTTCACGATGCTGACAAGGTGGAAGAGGAAGTCTTTGGAACTggtagaaaattaaaaaaattaaataaagccAAGCGTAAGCGATTGCTGCAATCGATTAATTTTGATGAGGTTGACGAGGATAATTATGATGAAATAATTAATCAGGCATTACCAGCGGAACTTAAGAAGAAAGTCAAACGCAATGCAAAAGCTAGAAAGAGTATGCAAAAGTCATGGCTGGTAGAAGAAGTAAAGGAAGACGAGCAACAGGAGCAAACAGAGCAGCAGGAAACGCAAAAGCAGCGGCAGGACGAGGAGCAGGAGGATAATCCACCTCctaaaaagaaatcaaagaaGGCTAAAACAACGCAAGTGCAGCAAAAAGAAGAGGAGTCCAAATCAAATGGCTGGGAGGATCCTCTTCAAGCAGGCGAACAGGAATTTTTTATCCCATCGCGTAAGGAACAAACCAAGGAAGCAAACACTAAATTTCAGTTATCCACACCTAAGCCTAATAAAAGCACACTTCAATTTGCTACTCCTCAACCACCTTCCGTCACTGGATCGTCCTCAAAGAAACGTGTCCGCATAATGACCAAATGTAATAGCGCTTATCCCAAAAGCGATTATTATCGCCAATTGAAATTATCACCACAATTGCCCTATGATGCGGATCGTGTGCCGGGCAAAAGTGCATTAAAGCCACACGTTCTACCTGGGCCCATACATCCCAATTATAAAGGTGCTAAACGACTCTTCAATGACACCCTGTGA